CCCCAATAAACACAACCCCGAggcaagaaacaaaaccccaaAACACGTCAACACGTCACCGCAAAATAACCTGGGGAATCCCGCATACCAAAATGAAGATCAACAACCGAGGTGAGACATAAACAAGGAATGAAGGGATGAGACAACCCTCGCCCAGGTAATTAAATGAACGAGACCACACCAAAACCCCCGGAACCCAGTCTCTCCAGTCCTGAAACTCTTGTTTCCCATCTCGACTGCAATATCTGAATACCAAAACGTGTGTCATTCCCCTAATATTCGCCGTCTGTCGAAGAAGTTACTAATAAGTGTGTTATGTTCTTTAAGCAGACTCGttcaagatgaagctctcTGTTGCggtcctttctctcttcctcactgCTTCGATGGCTATGCCGGCTCCTgtatgcttttttttttccttctccctttgAGTTGGCTGGTTGGAGCTTGGGTCTCAGACTTGGGGGTGTGGTTGAATGTTGAGGTGCTGACGGAATATAAACGCAGTCGAACCAGATCCGCCAAAACGTCCAGGCTGACAATGCTCTTGGTTTATTGGCTAACCCGGCGGGCTTGATGAAGACACTGAAGAACAGTATCCATTTTGCTGATAACAAGCCGGCCACGCCGGAAGGTCCCACGACGGCGGGTAAATAAGAAGATGGGTTCTcatatttaattaaatctcGTTCTTTTGTACACGGGTACAAAAATGTATACTACTCTTCACAGGTAGTCAAAGGCTGTCATTCTTCATGCTTCGTAATTCATGGTTATGGCTAATATCACTATAATAAAAACATTGCATCGTATCGTAACAGGTCGAGTCTTCGTCGAATAAAGTTCCATAACAACATGCCATCAGTAACGAGAAAGGCCGTGATTCGGTCCTCTGGAAATCAAACATTAAACGATTGTGTGGGGTATCCCTGGGTGAGAAAATTAAAGTAGCAACACCGATCCTAATCCTCCATGAAGTCGTCCACCTCCACTCTGGTTCCCAATGCCTGCTGCCCTTCTTTAATCATAGCCTGCAGCTGTCGGTTTAAACGGGCCAGGCTCGCATCTTCCTCGCGCTCCATGCGACGCTTCTGGGCCATGTAACGTTGCGTCTCCACCGAGACGGGGGTCTCACGCGGCTTGGCCGGCGCGGAGAAGTGCGCCTTGGTCGTTATCGACGCTGGTTGCGACACAAAGGTCCGCTTGACCGGCTGTCGTCGACGCAAATGGCCATACGAGGGCGTCCGACGATGAACTCGTCTTCGGGCCGATGGACTCGCCTCATAGCCAAACTCATCGCGACCCACTACAACCCAGTTGTGATGCAGGTCGTCATCATGGTGATCGCCCGAAAGGGGAGTCGACTCACTCCAACCATGAGCACCGGCAGAAGCGGAGGACAGATCGTGTTTTTCTGTCGTCGGCTGCCATGAGTGATCGTCAGGGCCTAGCGATACCGACGGATCAGCAGCCGTCATCGCATACCCGCGACCACCACCGGCATAGAATCCGCGGAAGGCTCCCGACCAGCAAAAGTCCCAGACCTTGCCTACCACGTCCAAAACCGCGCGGCTCCAGCGCACGGGGGCAGTTTGCGGATCGCAGCTGTTGTTCTGAGTGATTTTCTCGTCCTCCGGTCCTGACGGGGATGGTGCTACCACCGATGACGGATCTCGACGGCTGCGTTTGCGACGAGCCCCCGACGCATCGCTGAGTGACTCAACGCTGGAATCCAGGGGGAGCCTCAGCGGTGGGTCTCGATAGCGACTGGGTCGGTAGTCATGCTCGGCGGAGACGTCGTCTACGCCAGCGAGACGATCATCGGGGACAGCGAAGGAGGTGGGACTGGACGGAGAATCAAGCCATGAACGATGCCCGGACTCCACTCCCCGCGCTCTCTTGCGGCtggggatggagatggagcgAAAAAGGGCCGATGAGGCGGAGGGATTCGGCGGCAGGAAGGGCTGCGAGGGAGCACCAGCAAGATCAAGTTGGGGAGGGATGGGCGAGTCGAGAACGAAGGAACTGGTGGGCATCTCTTTCCCCTTATGATAAACGTattgtacttttttttctttttgttattttcaGTTGAGGTTTGAATGTAGAAATAGAGTGGTTGAAGAGAGTATACAAGAGAAAGCAAGGTAAGCGTAGGTTGagtgaaaaaaagagcaaagaatTTAGTCCATGAATAAATGATGAAAATACGGGGGGCGGGATTAATTAGTTCGATTTCCCCATCCATTAACTTGTCTCAccgcagcaacaaccacTCACTACTAAATTCACTAATtaccttcctttttcaagcCTTTTCAATTCAACTAGTCGAACATGGCTTGGTTCATGCGCCATGGCCAATGATTTCTATCCATTCAGCAGGACATGTGAGCTCTTGCAGTGACCCAGGCCTTATTGGTCCACCGCTACTTCTAAGAAGGCCTCTAGAACTACGAGTCCATCTTAGTTTCATGTTGAGAGACGATGTTATTCACTGGTGGCTGATTAGATCTCAGTGGTAGTAGAGCTGACAAAGACCTATACTATATCAAGGGTATCTAGAGGCCAGTACTCTGTCGGATACAGCACACCGCGCTCCCTCCGGATAGATACTTTTTAACGGCCTTACAGCTTTTGGCTCGTCCACTGCACTCCTGCAGCCTCCAagccttcttcgccgtccACCAAGACGCACCAACCTTCACTTCCCGCTCCCCCATCACCTGCAATCACGGCCGAGAAGTGATTGTGAGCGAAGTCCAGGACCGCGTCATCAAATGTTCCGGGCTGCAACCACACGGCCGGAATTCCCACCGAATGAGCCTCCTGGAGCAATTTCAGAGTGACCTTTGGCGGGGTTACAACCGACAAGGATGTCTGCGAAGGCGTAGGCAAGGCGCTGGGCGATGCGACCGTATCGTAGGCACGAGAGGGCAGTTCAATCTGCGGTGCGCGAGGATTGA
The sequence above is a segment of the Aspergillus oryzae RIB40 DNA, chromosome 3 genome. Coding sequences within it:
- a CDS encoding uncharacterized protein (predicted protein), whose amino-acid sequence is MPTSSFVLDSPIPPQLDLAGAPSQPFLPPNPSASSALFRSISIPSRKRARGVESGHRSWLDSPSSPTSFAVPDDRLAGVDDVSAEHDYRPSRYRDPPLRLPLDSSVESLSDASGARRKRSRRDPSSVVAPSPSGPEDEKITQNNSCDPQTAPVRWSRAVLDVVGKVWDFCWSGAFRGFYAGGGRGYAMTAADPSVSLGPDDHSWQPTTEKHDLSSASAGAHGWSESTPLSGDHHDDDLHHNWVVVGRDEFGYEASPSARRRVHRRTPSGPNHGLSRY
- a CDS encoding CoA-binding protein (predicted protein) — translated: MEAVKRFFSSPRFAVAGASTDSNKFGYKILAWYHQHSLPVTPLNPRAPQIELPSRAYDTVASPSALPTPSQTSLSVVTPPKVTLKLLQEAHSVGIPAVWLQPGTFDDAVLDFAHNHFSAVIAGDGGAGSEGWCVLVDGEEGLEAAGVQWTSQKL